A window from Betta splendens chromosome 1, fBetSpl5.4, whole genome shotgun sequence encodes these proteins:
- the c1h19orf53 gene encoding leydig cell tumor 10 kDa protein homolog, whose product MAQGKQKFKAQRSGASKKQPQNKQKGPKKGGRIIAPKKAKVVQQQKLKKGLEVAIRNKIEQEVTQKASSSLHKPLSVVKGAEGKGNPGTSRPGTSSK is encoded by the exons ATGGCGCAAGGAAAACAGAAGTTTAAAGCTCAGCGGTCAGGAGCCTCCAAGAAACAGCCTCAAAACAAGCAGAAAGGACCGAAGAAAGGAG GCAGAATAATTGCTCCAAAGAAGGCTAAAGTGGTCCAGCAACAGAAACTGAAGAAG GGTCTCGAAGTTGCCATCAGAAACAAGATTGAGCAGGAGGTGACCCAAAAGGccagctcctccctccacaaGCCGCTGAGTGTGGTGAAAGGGGCAGAAGGTAAAGGGAACCCAGGCACATCTCGTCCAGGAACCAGCTCCAAATAG
- the si:ch211-196h16.12 gene encoding regulator of G-protein signaling 5: protein MCKGLSSLPSTCLEKAKGMRVKLSHLADTHPKHRLQDVKTPQDLETLLNNKTALQAFRGFLRSEFSEENLEFWLACEDYRVSPSTLQKTKAASIYSQFINPDAPQEVNLDAETRETLLSTMDSPCANTFDKAQQGIFSLMAKDSFPRFLRSHHCMEAIKAF from the exons ATGTGCAAAGGGCTCTCCTCCCTGCCCTCCACTTGCCTGGAGAA GGCTAAAGGGATGCGGGTGAAGCTGAGCCATCTGGCCGACACGCACCCAAAGCACAG GCTTCAAGATGTAAAAACCCCTCAAGACCTGGAAACACTGCTGAACAACAAAA ctgctctgcaggcCTTTCGTGGGTTCCTGCGTTCAGAGTTTAGTGAGGAGAACCTTGAGTTCTGGCTGGCCTGTGAGGACTACAGGGTTTCCCCTTCAACCCTGCAGAAGACCAAGGCTGCAAGCATCTACAGCCAGTTCATCAACCCTGACGCCCCACAGGAG GTGAACCTGGACGCTGAGACCCGTGAGACTTTGTTGAGTACGATGGACTCTCCATGTGCCAACACATTCGATAAGGCCCAGCAGGGCATCTTTAGTCTGATGGCCAAAGACTCCTTTCCTCGGTTCCTGCGTTCCCATCACTGCATGGAGGCAATTAAGGCTTTTTAA